From the genome of Monomorium pharaonis isolate MP-MQ-018 chromosome 2, ASM1337386v2, whole genome shotgun sequence, one region includes:
- the LOC105840302 gene encoding DNA polymerase iota, producing the protein MDTACFDTIMCHPKTIIHLDVDCFYAQVEMINHPELEGKPLGVQQKNIVVTSNYLARDYGIKKCMSVQEALRLCPELSLVNGEDLTSYRHYSTKISEILHQFTPLVERLGFDDNFLDVTSIVEKQLKSENDELDMSNVEFEDLKEVTKIFGPSEEECPCGCHTRLMIGSKIAAEIRSRIYEELHLTCSAGIAHNKLLAKLAGSLNKPNQQTLIFPCSGPMLLSTIDSVSKIPGVGQKTMEFLLSNNIRTVHDLRRIPLENLELKIGVDLARRLKDNAEGIDETAVKPSGKKQSIGLEDGFKSVSLVAEVESRLGALLRRLTELAMEDGRIPIALRITVRKHDLNKPTSGKRETRQCQLPKHLLPSTKNGVYDHNKMLTLALKLFHRIVDVSKPFHLTLLGVAFTKFEERSYGRSSIAPFLCKQVAVHSVLDISSEEGIPEANQGSPMSINQDSNDSSDQSTTMSLTNTAASSLSCSPISKLCVTNQNAEDDPQNEIEPLPKKTKLEVWLRGPRESPSNEMADLRLSPSSPMQLSPTVDHAVFKTLTVERRDVTRSWPTTSKPKPNNILKYFIANK; encoded by the coding sequence ATGGATACTGCATGTTTTGATACCATTATGTGTCATCCGAAAACCATCATTCATTTGGATGTTGATTGTTTCTACGCTCAAGTGGAGATGATTAATCATCCAGAATTGGAGGGAAAACCATTGGGCGTCCAACAAAAGAACATAGTTGTCACCAGCAACTACCTTGCAAGAGATTATGgaataaagaaatgtatgtCAGTGCAAGAAGCTTTGCGGTTGTGTCCAGAGCTGTCGTTGGTGAATGGAGAGGATTTAACGAGCTACCGTCATTATTCAACTAAGATATCTGAAATTCTGCATCAATTCACACCGCTAGTAGAGAGACTGGGCTTCGATGATAACTTTCTTGACGTGACGTCGATAGTAGAGAAGCAGCTTAAGTCTGAGAATGATGAGCTTGATATGAGCAATGTGGAGTTTGAAGATTTAAAGGAGGTTACCAAGATATTTGGTCCCTCAGAGGAGGAGTGTCCATGCGGCTGTCACACGCGCCTGATGATTGGCTCGAAGATAGCAGCTGAAATAAGGAGCCGCATCTACGAGGAACTTCATCTCACTTGTAGTGCTGGAATAGCTCACAATAAACTTCTAGCCAAATTGGCGGGATCGTTGAACAAGCCAAATCAGCAGACGCTCATCTTCCCATGCAGCGGGCCGATGTTGCTTTCTACGATAGATTCTGTATCTAAGATACCTGGTGTCGGGCAAAAAACCATGGAATTTTTGTTGTCGAATAATATAAGGACAGTTCACGATCTACGTAGAATACCTTTGGAGAATCTGGAGCTAAAGATTGGCGTTGATCTGGCGAGAAGATTGAAGGACAACGCAGAGGGAATCGACGAGACAGCAGTAAAACCGTCTGGAAAGAAGCAGTCCATAGGCCTGGAGGATGGATTCAAGAGCGTTTCGCTGGTGGCCGAGGTGGAGTCGCGACTAGGTGCGCTGTTGAGAAGATTGACCGAACTGGCGATGGAGGACGGTAGAATTCCCATCGCTCTGAGAATAACGGTGAGAAAGCATGACTTGAACAAACCCACCTCGGGCAAGAGGGAAACCAGGCAATGCCAGTTGCCGAAGCATCTTTTACCGTCCACGAAGAACGGCGTGTACGATCACAATAAAATGCTGACGCTCGCCCTAAAGCTGTTCCATCGAATAGTCGATGTCTCCAAGCCGTTCCACTTGACACTGCTGGGTGTCGCATTCACGAAGTTCGAGGAGAGGTCATATGGCAGAAGCAGCATCGCACCTTTCCTGTGCAAACAGGTCGCCGTTCATTCTGTTTTGGACATCAGCTCGGAGGAAGGTATTCCCGAGGCAAATCAGGGCTCACCGATGAGTATCAATCAGGACAGCAATGACAGCTCGGATCAGTCGACGACGATGAGCCTGACGAACACCGCCGCGTCGAGTCTCTCCTGCTCGCCGATCTCGAAGCTGTGCGTGACGAATCAGAACGCGGAGGACGATCCGCAGAATGAAATAGAGCCGCTGCCGAAGAAAACCAAGCTGGAAGTGTGGCTGAGAGGTCCTCGAGAATCGCCGAGTAATGAAATGGCTGATCTGAGACTGAGTCCCTCGTCGCCAATGCAGTTATCACCCACTGTGGACCACGCAGTTTTTAAGACTCTCACTGTTGAGAGGAGAGATGTCACTCGTTCTTGGCCCACAACCAGTAAACCAAAACCGAAcaatatacttaaatattttatagccAATAAGTGA
- the LOC105840295 gene encoding chymotrypsin-1 produces MLSILFILGSVAIHGLSAESLEQITKIVGGNTASEGQYPYQASLRYGGQHFCGGSVIDKRWILTASHCLSSFNDTGIDIVLGTNTLDKGGDGYSSIKRWIHPFYNPALIRHDIGLIKLNKDIVFGDKVKPIALPTKNFNKSDYPATLSGWGTTSYPGDTPNELQHIQLTVINQRQCLSTSFRITNNNICTLNKQGEGACHGDSGGPLVADGEQIGVVSWGIPCAKGRPDIFTRVYPYMDWINKHIQEDN; encoded by the exons atgttGTCGATACTCTTCATCTTAGGTAGTGTTGCAATACATGGACTGTCAG CTGAGTCGCTCGAACAAATCACAAAAATCGTGGGTGGTAATACTGCCAGTGAGGGGCAATATCCTTATCAAGCATCTCTTCGTTATGGCGGACAACATTTTTGTGGAGGATCTGTAATAGATAAAAGATGGATTCTTACAGCTTCTCATTGCCTGTCCAG ttttaatgaTACGGGTATTGATATTGTACTGGGTACAAACACTTTGGACAAAGGTGGCGACGGGTACTCCTCGATCAAGAGATGGATACATCCTTTTTATAATCCCGCTCTCATCAGACATGATATTGGGTTAATTAAGCTTAATAAAGATATCGTTTTTGGAGACAAAGTGAAACCGATTGCACTACCTACCAAAAACTTCAACAAATCCGATTATCCGGCAACATTATCCGGATGGGGCACTACcagt TATCCGGGCGACACGCCAAACGAATTGCAGCATATTCAGCTCACGGTCATCAATCAAAGGCAATGCTTAAGCACCAGCTTTCGCATCACCAACAATAATATCTGCACACTCAACAAACAGGGCGAGGGTGCCTGTCAC GGTGATTCTGGCGGTCCTCTGGTAGCCGATGGTGAACAGATTGGCGTGGTATCCTGGGGAATACCTTGCGCTAAAGGACGTCCGGATATATTTACACGAGTCTATCCCTATATGGATTGGATCAACAAACATATCCAAGaggataattaa